The genomic interval AAGTCGACCTCGCAGGAGACGCTCAACGGCGTACAGTACACGGCATGGGTCTATCCCTGGTTCACGGCCTACATCAAGGACAACAAGGTCGCCACGTGGAAGCAAACCAAATGGGTGATCAAGGATGCTCCGGAGAAGGCCATCGAGGCTTACAACAAGGCCTATGAACTCGATCCCAAGAGCGCCAGCAAGATCAAGGAGGGTCTGACGCAGATCAGCAACTTCTGCTCGCAGGTCGGCAATGTCGGCATCGACTCGGGCGACTATGTGGAAGCTGCGAATGCCTATGCCACGGCTTACGAGGCTCAGTCGAGCCCGGCTTACGGCGAGGCCGATCCCGCACTGCTCTACTATGCGGGTTATCTGCTGACGGTCGACGGTTCGAACAATGCCGAGTCATTCGTCCGCGGCGGAAAGTATCTCCAGGAGGCTATCGCCAAGAACTACGCCGACGAGGAGGGCAACATCTACTACTACCTCTTCCACTGCTTCTACGGCCAGAAGGCTGCCGACAAGGAGAACGTCATGAAGGCCAAGCAGGCCCTGCTGACCGGTATCGAGAAGTTCCCGAAAAACGAGCGGATTCTCGACGGCCTGATGCAGCTCTACACCTCGGAAGAGGGTGTCGGAGACCCCGCCGACCTCGTGGCACTGATCGACAAGGCCATTGCCGACAACCCGTCGAATGTCGACCTGTGGTTCGGCCGCGGCCGGATCTTCTACGCCCTGAAGGATTACGACAAGAGCATCGAGTCGTTCGAGAAGGTCGTGGAGCTGAAGCCCGACCTCTTCGAGGGCAACTACTATCTGGGTGTCTTCTACACGATCAAGGGTGATGAGCTCAACAAGGTGATGAACGAGAAGCAGTACAGCAGCCAGGCCGCTTACGATGACGATCTGAAGACTGTCAACGAGGTTTATCTGGCTGCCGTGCCCTGGTTCGAGAAGGCCCACGAGATCAAACCCGAGGATGTCGATACGCTGGAGTTCCTCAAGTCGCTGTGCTTCCGTCTGCGCGACGAACCCGGCATCATGGACAAATACAACACCTACAACGCCCTCTACAAGCAGGCCAAGGGTATCGAATAGTCGGTTCGAAATCCAATGATACGGGAAGCCCGGCTCCACTCTGTGGGGTCGGGCTCCCCTTTCTTAACCGGGTTTAGGGGCTGCGGAACCTTACAAGGAGCCCGAAGCATTTACCCGCTTCCGGCGGTTGAAGCGAGGAACTGCTTTGGAAACTCTTCGCTGACACCTCCGCCTCTGAAACCGGGTTCTTAAACCGGCACCTTTTGGTGTCAAAAGGTGCCACCAAAACCAGCCGCAAGTTGCTTTTCGCGGGAATCTTCGGAACTCCTCGCTGAACGGGTGCAGTAAGATCAAGCCTTTAGCCTCCCGTTCCGGGCGCTCGGTTTTCCGAAGATTCTTTTTCCGCTCCAAGCAAAGTGCGGCGGCTGTCGACGCGGGTAAAGGTTTCCGATGGTAGAATCCGCTTCCAACGATCGGGAGCGCGGAATTGCTTCGGAAACGCTTCACAGATACCATCGCCCATAGAACCCCTTTCTTAAAGGGGCGCCCGGTTTCTTAAACCGGGGTCAGCGGGCGATACGGCCGGTAATGGGACCGCGGGCCAGTTGTGCGGTGTCTTCGGCCGTGAACTGCCCGTAGTCGCCCGGCACGGTGTTTTTCAGGGCGCAGGCCGCCGTGCCGAAATCCAGCGCAAACTGCATCTCCCCGGCGTGCCGGGCCAATCCGTAGATCAACCCGCCGACAAAGGCGTCGCCTACACCGACGCAATCCACCACGCAGTCGATGTCGTAAACCCGCGACGAATAGAGCCGGCCGCCGGTGTAGAGCGTTCCGGAAATCAGGTGGTGGTTGGCACTCAGCACGCTGCGCAACCCGAAGACGATGCCCCGGCAGTGCGGGAAACGCTCCGCCACCTGCCGCGAGGCCGTTTCGTATCCCGCCGTATCGGGCCGATAGGAGGCATCCCGGGCCTCGAATTTCGGGAGTTGCAACCCGAGGATCCGTTCGTATTCGTCGTCCGTGCCGAAGAAGAAGTCGCACTGCGCCATGAGCGGCGGCAGGACTTCCTGCGGGGTTTTGCCGTATTTCCAGAGGTTTTTGCGGTAGTTGATGTCGCACGACACCACCAGTCCGGCAGCGCGGGCCGCGGCGATGGCTTCGGCGCACGCCTCGGCGGCCGAAGCACTGACGGCGGCCGAGATCCCCGACCAGTGGAACCACGCGGCATCACGGAAAATCGGTGCCCAGTCGATCATACCCGGGCGCAGCAGGTCGTACGACGACCCGGCCCGGTCGTAGACCACGTGCGACGAACGCATCGCCGCGGCCTCCTCCATGTAGTAGAGTCCGATCCGGTTGCCGCAGCGCAGCACATGTCCGGTCTCCACGCCGTAACTGCGCAGGTCGTCGAGGCACGCCTCGGCGATGCGGTTGTCGGGCAGGCAGGTGACGAATTCGCACCGCAGTCCGTAGTTGGCCAGGGCCACGGCAACGTTGGCTTCGCTGCCTCCGTAGCTGGCCTGGAAGAGTTTCGTCTGGTTGAAACGCAGTCTGGAGGGCGGTGTGAGCCGCAGCATGATCTCCCCGAAGGTGACGATCTTTTTCTTCGTATCCATGGTTTCTGGGTCGCTAAACAGAACAAAGATAGTAAAAAAAGGAACCGATCGTTCCGGTTCCGCTATTTTTCGAGGGCTTTTTCGGGCGCTTCCCCGTTTGTCGGAATGCTTGGCGGCGCGGAATGAAAATACCCCCGACACGTTGCCGTGTCAGGGGCTTTCTTTTGTTTCCGGGAGTCCCGTTCGGGGACCTCCGCGGCGTATATCCGGACCTATTTGCGGACAGTGACCGTCAGCGGCCGGGTGGCGGCAGCCTGGGCGGCCGTGATCTCCTCGACCCATTCGCCCATATTCTCCACGCCGCCCTGGCTCCAGCCCGAACCGGCATAGTAGGTAAGCGTCTCGCCGGACTTCACGCTCTTGACCGCTACGGCGTGTCCCAGCGTGTCGGCGATCATTTCGCCGCCCGGGAGGATCACCCCGAGGTAGATGTCTCCGTCGCGGACGGGATCCTTCGTATCCGAAGTCGCCTCGCACATGCCCATCCAGTCGTCACCGTTCATGACCCGTTTCACGTCGTGGCGCACGAAGCCTGCGGCGATGGGCAGTTCGGTGAAGTCACCCTCGTAGAGGTTGTCCATGCGGTTGAAGCGCTGGTTGGCATCGAGCGAGATGGTCTTCACGAGCGACACCTGCGTGCCGTTTACGTCGAACGGGGCGTAGGTCAACTCGACGGTCGTGCGGATCGGGCCGTTGTCGAGCGTGCGGGCCGTAGCGTAGTTGTGGTCCATGTACCAGAACTTGCCGTCGACGAAGGGCACCGAAGCGCCCGAACCGAGCGTCACGCCCACCTTGTAGCAGTCCATGCCGTCGCCGTAGTTGTGGTGGTAGTCACCCTTGGCATACCACTCGTCGATGACGAGTTTCTCGGTGCACTTCACCCAGACGTCGATACCCGGCGTGACGAGCTTCTCGGGCGAGGTCTCCAGGGCCGGGCCGTAGAGGCGGTAGGCTACCTTGTTGTTCTCCCAGGCGTAGTCGTCGTAGCGTTCGGGAACCTGGCGTCCGAATGCCTCGGCGGGGTAGGCCTCGCGCGTGCCGGTGACGATCTGGAAGTGTTTGGTTTCGTTGGCGTCGGCGTCGGTCTGGAAGATCAGCGCCTGGGGTTCGGCCTCGCCGCGGTAGAGGACCTGCGAGGGGACCTGCTCCTTGTCGTCGTTGAGCACGACGACGTTCTCGGGCGTCACGCCCTGGAGTGCCGAAACCTCGGACCAGGCGATTTCGACAGTCTCGTCGTCGCGGTCGAGCTGCGTGGGGTTGGCGACTTCGACTTTCAAAGCCGGAGTGCAGGAGGCTGCCAGAATGGCGGCAAATCCTAAGAGTGTGTTTTTCATCATACGGAAACTGAAGTTTTTTCGATGTTTGGTTTGGCAAATTTACGATTTTTCCGTATATTGGTCAACCAGAATGGCAAATATTCTATTTAATTTGGTGATTTTTCGTAGTATCTCTCGCGGAAAGTTACTAATTTTACATGGTGAAAAGGGACGATTTTCTGGCAGATCGTTCCGATTCCATGAATGTTGGCCTAAATTTAAAACGATACAATGAAAGCGTTCAACGACGAGAATTTCCTGTTGCAGA from uncultured Alistipes sp. carries:
- a CDS encoding tetratricopeptide repeat protein, which translates into the protein MKKTILTALAALLVAVPAVQAQKVNKEALLAKIEKSDADIANEKKAAKAATWINRGKAFYEVAAEPTKSLFVNMESTMLKLTVGEPKSTSQETLNGVQYTAWVYPWFTAYIKDNKVATWKQTKWVIKDAPEKAIEAYNKAYELDPKSASKIKEGLTQISNFCSQVGNVGIDSGDYVEAANAYATAYEAQSSPAYGEADPALLYYAGYLLTVDGSNNAESFVRGGKYLQEAIAKNYADEEGNIYYYLFHCFYGQKAADKENVMKAKQALLTGIEKFPKNERILDGLMQLYTSEEGVGDPADLVALIDKAIADNPSNVDLWFGRGRIFYALKDYDKSIESFEKVVELKPDLFEGNYYLGVFYTIKGDELNKVMNEKQYSSQAAYDDDLKTVNEVYLAAVPWFEKAHEIKPEDVDTLEFLKSLCFRLRDEPGIMDKYNTYNALYKQAKGIE
- a CDS encoding sugar kinase gives rise to the protein MDTKKKIVTFGEIMLRLTPPSRLRFNQTKLFQASYGGSEANVAVALANYGLRCEFVTCLPDNRIAEACLDDLRSYGVETGHVLRCGNRIGLYYMEEAAAMRSSHVVYDRAGSSYDLLRPGMIDWAPIFRDAAWFHWSGISAAVSASAAEACAEAIAAARAAGLVVSCDINYRKNLWKYGKTPQEVLPPLMAQCDFFFGTDDEYERILGLQLPKFEARDASYRPDTAGYETASRQVAERFPHCRGIVFGLRSVLSANHHLISGTLYTGGRLYSSRVYDIDCVVDCVGVGDAFVGGLIYGLARHAGEMQFALDFGTAACALKNTVPGDYGQFTAEDTAQLARGPITGRIAR
- a CDS encoding DUF4861 family protein, encoding MMKNTLLGFAAILAASCTPALKVEVANPTQLDRDDETVEIAWSEVSALQGVTPENVVVLNDDKEQVPSQVLYRGEAEPQALIFQTDADANETKHFQIVTGTREAYPAEAFGRQVPERYDDYAWENNKVAYRLYGPALETSPEKLVTPGIDVWVKCTEKLVIDEWYAKGDYHHNYGDGMDCYKVGVTLGSGASVPFVDGKFWYMDHNYATARTLDNGPIRTTVELTYAPFDVNGTQVSLVKTISLDANQRFNRMDNLYEGDFTELPIAAGFVRHDVKRVMNGDDWMGMCEATSDTKDPVRDGDIYLGVILPGGEMIADTLGHAVAVKSVKSGETLTYYAGSGWSQGGVENMGEWVEEITAAQAAATRPLTVTVRK